The following proteins are encoded in a genomic region of [Eubacterium] hominis:
- a CDS encoding AAA family ATPase — protein sequence MYYLDTNNPVELFKRVLKNKIYVDKSMLINKLNDFIGSEDCYFCITRPRRFGKTINANMLGAYYTQGYDTHDLFKDLKIVQTASYEEHINKHHVIYIDFSNVPQNCNSYEQYIDSIYKKMRKDLIDYFHIEVHETDDSLSDFFLASQEKFIFIIDEWDSIFYEDFMQEKDKFEYLKFLKRLLKSKTYVELVYMTGVLPIAKYSTGSELNMFKEYNFMNDSTYEDYFGFDEKEVKELTQHFSKPSYEVLKEWYDGYYKSDDTSLFNPRSVSFALRDGVCKNYWTETGPMNEIAEYIEHNVGAVREDIVKMVAGIPIRVKLKGYSASDLRLNSRDEILSAMVVFGFLSYHNGYLRIPNFELMEKFEATLERKSMGGVAEVVENSEKILEETINGNAEKVAEMIELAHDKEIPFIQYNDENSMSCLITLCYLKARDDYEVTREDKSGKGYVDFLFKPKNYGDPAIILELKYDKNAQEAINQIKEKNYIEKVKNVRECLLVGINYDKKNKEHTCIIEKMIQEVYE from the coding sequence ATGTATTACCTGGATACAAATAATCCTGTAGAATTATTTAAACGTGTCTTGAAAAATAAAATCTATGTTGATAAGAGTATGTTAATTAATAAACTGAATGATTTCATTGGTAGTGAAGATTGTTATTTTTGTATTACACGTCCTAGAAGATTTGGAAAAACAATCAATGCAAATATGCTAGGCGCATATTATACACAAGGTTATGATACACACGATTTATTTAAAGATTTAAAGATAGTACAAACAGCCTCTTATGAAGAACATATCAATAAACACCATGTGATTTATATTGATTTTAGTAATGTTCCACAAAATTGTAATTCTTATGAACAGTATATTGATAGTATTTATAAAAAAATGAGAAAAGATTTAATAGATTATTTTCATATCGAAGTTCATGAAACTGATGATTCTTTAAGTGATTTTTTTCTTGCAAGCCAAGAAAAATTTATCTTCATCATAGATGAATGGGATAGTATCTTTTACGAAGATTTTATGCAGGAAAAAGATAAATTTGAATATCTGAAATTTTTGAAGAGATTATTAAAAAGTAAGACATATGTTGAATTAGTATACATGACGGGTGTTTTGCCAATCGCAAAATATTCAACAGGTTCAGAATTAAATATGTTTAAAGAATATAATTTCATGAATGATAGCACTTATGAAGATTATTTTGGCTTTGATGAAAAAGAAGTAAAAGAATTAACACAGCATTTTTCAAAACCATCATATGAAGTATTAAAAGAATGGTATGATGGTTACTATAAATCTGATGATACTAGCTTATTTAATCCACGTTCTGTATCCTTCGCATTAAGAGATGGAGTATGTAAGAATTATTGGACAGAAACAGGACCAATGAATGAAATCGCAGAATATATTGAACATAATGTAGGTGCGGTAAGAGAAGACATTGTGAAAATGGTGGCAGGTATTCCAATAAGAGTAAAATTAAAAGGATACAGTGCTTCAGACTTAAGATTAAACAGTCGAGATGAAATATTATCTGCCATGGTAGTATTTGGCTTTTTGTCCTATCATAATGGTTACTTGCGTATCCCTAATTTTGAATTGATGGAAAAATTTGAAGCAACACTAGAAAGAAAGAGTATGGGTGGTGTTGCGGAAGTTGTAGAAAACTCTGAGAAAATATTGGAAGAAACCATAAATGGCAATGCAGAAAAGGTTGCTGAAATGATTGAATTAGCGCATGATAAAGAAATACCGTTTATACAGTATAATGATGAAAATAGTATGTCATGCCTAATAACATTATGTTATTTGAAAGCAAGAGATGATTATGAAGTCACAAGGGAAGATAAATCAGGCAAAGGATATGTAGATTTCTTATTTAAACCAAAGAATTATGGTGATCCAGCAATCATATTAGAGCTGAAATATGACAAAAATGCCCAAGAAGCTATAAATCAAATTAAGGAAAAAAACTATATTGAAAAAGTAAAAAATGTAAGAGAGTGTTTGCTTGTAGGAATCAATTACGACAAAAAGAATAAGGAACATACCTGTATTATCGAAAAGATGATACAAGAAGTTTATGAATAA
- a CDS encoding LytTR family transcriptional regulator, whose product MFTIRIWCDHKERYQQMRKIISSIEIFRVLDSDKRCDVLLVDIADTTHTPNQVLPILEKLNGKTIYILFADDSAKLLDIMGLYVYQYILHDQIEQRLPSCLESISAFLMNVSTICVHQHGEIMYIKIKEIYDIQYEDGIVYIDMEHERYTTQYTSLEKIKKQLDDSFLFANRNTIIQVGFITAIDAVSITLSNQKKVTLSRRRKKQISDECARRWKK is encoded by the coding sequence ATGTTTACCATAAGGATTTGGTGTGACCATAAGGAACGCTATCAACAAATGAGAAAAATTATATCATCCATTGAAATATTTCGAGTACTAGATTCCGATAAAAGGTGTGATGTTTTACTGGTAGATATTGCGGATACCACACATACGCCAAATCAAGTTCTTCCAATTTTAGAAAAATTAAATGGAAAAACGATATATATACTTTTTGCTGATGATAGCGCAAAACTTTTGGATATAATGGGTTTATATGTATATCAATATATCCTACATGATCAGATAGAACAAAGGCTTCCTTCCTGTTTAGAAAGTATCTCAGCCTTTCTAATGAATGTTTCTACCATATGTGTACACCAACATGGAGAAATCATGTATATCAAAATTAAAGAAATCTATGATATCCAATATGAAGATGGAATCGTCTATATTGATATGGAACATGAACGCTATACTACACAATATACATCATTAGAAAAAATAAAGAAGCAGTTGGATGACAGCTTTCTTTTCGCAAACCGTAATACGATTATACAAGTAGGATTCATTACTGCAATTGATGCTGTTAGTATCACATTATCCAATCAGAAAAAAGTCACTTTATCAAGAAGACGAAAGAAACAAATTAGTGATGAATGTGCCAGGAGGTGGAAGAAATGA
- a CDS encoding membrane dipeptidase has protein sequence MVKFFNLHDDIGTDIFDHRDSKPNRLDDYHYPKMKQGGIDTTAIVCCFADAETTWQDMVDQVLYVNEKIKESKHYAFDYSKDIRVFIAIEGMCGIKEGAREKIHWLYEHNVRCASLCWNDHNALACGAKSGNMPLTPLGIECVKAMNEVHMAVDVSHCCEWNFYDIQRISTTPILATHSNVKGLFNHYRNLSDPQIQMIMEHGGVIGGLPVRWFVTRDESKQTLDEFINIIDYIKEKYGTKQIALGFDFMDYMDDPTCMVKGLDSVAHIQNLANRLIERGYSQEEVEDICFYNANRYMETYLKY, from the coding sequence ATGGTAAAGTTTTTTAATCTGCATGATGATATTGGTACAGATATCTTTGATCATCGTGATAGTAAACCAAATCGTTTAGATGATTATCATTATCCAAAAATGAAACAGGGTGGTATTGATACAACTGCGATTGTATGTTGCTTTGCGGATGCAGAAACTACATGGCAAGATATGGTAGATCAGGTGCTTTATGTAAATGAAAAAATCAAAGAAAGCAAACATTATGCCTTCGATTATTCTAAAGATATCCGCGTGTTTATCGCCATAGAAGGGATGTGCGGCATCAAAGAAGGTGCCCGTGAAAAAATACATTGGCTGTATGAGCATAATGTAAGATGTGCAAGTTTATGCTGGAATGATCACAATGCCCTTGCATGTGGTGCAAAAAGTGGAAATATGCCATTAACACCCCTTGGAATTGAATGTGTAAAGGCAATGAATGAAGTACATATGGCTGTGGATGTTTCTCATTGCTGTGAATGGAATTTTTATGATATCCAGCGTATTTCCACAACACCAATCTTAGCAACACACAGTAATGTGAAAGGCTTATTTAATCACTATCGCAACTTAAGTGATCCTCAAATTCAAATGATTATGGAACATGGTGGTGTGATTGGTGGTTTGCCTGTTCGCTGGTTTGTGACAAGAGATGAAAGTAAACAAACATTAGATGAATTTATCAATATCATTGATTATATAAAAGAGAAATATGGCACAAAACAGATTGCCCTAGGATTTGATTTTATGGATTACATGGATGATCCTACCTGCATGGTAAAAGGATTAGACAGTGTTGCCCATATACAAAATCTTGCGAACAGACTTATTGAGCGTGGATATAGTCAGGAAGAAGTTGAAGATATTTGTTTCTATAATGCAAATCGTTATATGGAAACATATCTTAAATATTAG
- a CDS encoding GHKL domain-containing protein: MLITNFIDNLLFALIFYWYGKKLFTQVSSNKTDYVFLIAFVLLKTFAGIFHLTLVNFVFSILTYIGIIYLFFHDTLKKEIFFIILFLISTFLADINSYVLIEISYKFISSYNDILQSLLIIVYNKTILGVLAYLIAKLSNVKRNDDKIHYGYFLSIPTISVFIIYTMMQSNLFDMEPMLSIICRIISCIIVVLNVLISIKFTHVMQSKDRQIKDEEQKSQELHYMLLEEKVESSKKFIHDFKKHINMINAYVYDEDWDKLKVYLNELSTEIKKDESFVLTGNKLIDLCLHANKDALTTNTIEIKHDIKIKDVSPVTEFDFNIVFSNILDNAIESCIRTNGHFIKIKLDKTNDLVVLKVINPCLEVKENFETLKDENEHGYGISNIKKIVEKYDGSATFKFDKEQSVFISTIIFNNS, encoded by the coding sequence ATGTTAATCACGAATTTCATAGACAATTTACTGTTCGCATTGATATTTTATTGGTACGGTAAAAAATTATTTACACAGGTATCTTCAAATAAAACAGATTATGTATTTCTTATTGCGTTTGTATTGTTAAAGACTTTTGCGGGTATATTTCATTTAACACTCGTCAATTTTGTATTTAGTATTTTGACTTATATAGGTATTATTTATCTTTTCTTTCATGATACCTTAAAAAAAGAAATATTTTTCATTATTTTATTCTTAATCTCAACTTTCCTTGCAGATATCAATTCTTATGTTTTAATAGAGATATCTTACAAATTCATCAGTTCTTATAATGATATCTTACAATCGCTCTTGATCATCGTTTATAATAAAACGATACTTGGCGTACTAGCTTATTTAATTGCGAAATTAAGCAATGTGAAGAGGAACGATGATAAGATTCATTATGGATATTTTCTATCTATTCCTACCATATCTGTATTTATCATCTATACGATGATGCAATCTAATCTATTTGATATGGAACCAATGCTTTCTATTATCTGTAGAATTATTTCTTGTATTATCGTTGTCCTCAATGTTTTAATCAGTATCAAATTCACGCATGTAATGCAATCTAAAGATCGACAAATTAAAGATGAAGAACAAAAAAGTCAGGAATTACATTATATGTTATTGGAAGAGAAAGTAGAAAGCTCAAAGAAATTTATTCATGATTTTAAGAAACATATCAATATGATCAATGCATATGTGTATGATGAAGATTGGGATAAATTAAAAGTATATCTGAATGAGTTATCCACAGAAATAAAAAAAGATGAAAGTTTCGTTTTAACAGGCAATAAGTTAATCGATTTATGTTTACATGCAAATAAGGATGCATTGACAACAAACACAATAGAAATTAAGCATGATATAAAGATTAAGGATGTATCTCCAGTTACTGAATTTGATTTCAACATTGTATTTTCTAACATATTGGACAATGCTATAGAAAGCTGTATCCGTACAAATGGTCATTTTATCAAAATCAAGCTTGATAAAACCAATGATCTGGTTGTGTTAAAAGTCATCAATCCCTGCCTTGAAGTAAAAGAAAACTTTGAAACATTAAAGGATGAAAACGAACATGGTTATGGTATTTCAAATATAAAGAAAATTGTAGAAAAATATGATGGAAGTGCTACATTTAAATTTGATAAAGAGCAGAGTGTATTCATATCTACAATCATCTTCAACAATAGCTAA
- a CDS encoding LytTR family transcriptional regulator DNA-binding domain-containing protein: MFDIGIWCDDENLKAEINAQVEAFEDFRIQNETARFDILIINISDENYSLAKISSILQEMNGKTILVLLAKDSAPLLDIMGLYVYQYILHEQLVERLPSCLNSIQSYLMNITSVCIHHAQGKQYIAIHDIYAFTYEEGFVYLYLQNKKISTQFTSLEKAMNLLNSDFVFVSRQTIVSLPKIDLIQKDRVILNNGESFGLSRRRKSQVIAQWEKRGELK, encoded by the coding sequence ATGTTTGATATAGGGATATGGTGTGATGATGAAAATTTAAAAGCTGAAATCAACGCACAGGTGGAAGCATTTGAAGATTTTCGTATTCAAAATGAAACAGCACGTTTTGATATTCTCATCATTAATATATCTGATGAAAACTATTCATTAGCGAAGATTTCCTCGATTCTTCAAGAAATGAATGGTAAAACGATTTTGGTGTTACTAGCAAAAGACAGCGCACCATTATTAGATATTATGGGTTTATATGTATATCAATATATCCTCCATGAACAGCTTGTCGAACGGCTTCCTTCCTGTTTAAACAGCATTCAATCCTATCTGATGAATATTACGTCTGTTTGTATACATCATGCACAGGGAAAACAATATATCGCAATTCATGATATTTATGCATTTACATATGAAGAGGGATTCGTCTATCTTTATCTTCAAAATAAAAAAATATCAACACAATTTACTTCTTTGGAAAAAGCCATGAATCTATTGAATAGTGATTTCGTATTTGTCAGCCGGCAGACAATTGTATCACTGCCAAAAATAGATTTGATTCAAAAAGATCGTGTGATATTAAACAATGGAGAATCATTTGGTTTAAGTAGAAGAAGAAAATCACAAGTGATTGCGCAATGGGAAAAAAGAGGTGAGCTTAAATGA
- a CDS encoding response regulator transcription factor, with product MLRIAICDDEIKDIKIIKELTVNLLDALQLTYEIEEFLDGSLLLDSVISFDIILLDIEMEKMNGIEVARKLRVYNRDSKIIFITNSPKYMRTGYSVKADGYFLKPIDKIEFNYELTNILKEDMIDSKFILDKRISPYKIYINAILYIEYRDRKTIIHFKDHEIATTLTLKEWESLLGNYYFSQCHKAYIVNLRMIRKLNSDSIILSNDEELILSRKYKIEFKADYFNSIGERF from the coding sequence ATGCTAAGAATTGCGATTTGTGATGATGAAATCAAAGATATAAAAATCATAAAAGAACTGACAGTAAATTTGTTAGACGCTTTACAATTGACATATGAAATTGAAGAGTTTTTAGATGGTTCTCTTTTATTAGATTCTGTCATCAGCTTTGATATCATTTTATTAGATATCGAAATGGAAAAGATGAATGGCATTGAAGTCGCTCGTAAATTAAGAGTATATAATCGTGATTCTAAGATTATTTTCATTACCAATTCCCCGAAATATATGCGCACTGGATATAGTGTGAAAGCAGATGGTTATTTCTTAAAACCAATAGATAAAATTGAATTTAATTATGAACTAACAAACATTCTAAAAGAGGATATGATAGATAGTAAGTTTATTTTAGATAAACGAATTAGTCCTTATAAAATATATATCAATGCAATTTTATATATTGAATATCGTGATAGAAAAACCATCATTCACTTCAAAGATCATGAAATCGCTACGACTTTAACTTTAAAGGAATGGGAATCTTTATTGGGTAATTATTATTTTTCTCAATGCCATAAAGCTTATATTGTTAATCTTCGCATGATTCGTAAACTAAATAGTGATTCAATCATTCTATCTAATGATGAAGAACTAATATTAAGTAGAAAATATAAAATAGAATTTAAAGCGGATTATTTTAATTCTATTGGAGAGAGGTTTTAA
- a CDS encoding M3 family oligoendopeptidase translates to MLEHTWSLDSLYKGFHDDKFQKDLNDLHLLYDNFQHFCKELSTYDEQIQVIESVKLLEKEYDLSYRLRLYCILRQSVDTTDKETLSYLNIVNTRISSFSVYKAQLKDVIAHAKHLDDIIKGNDMLKGYSFILHEMQDKASHSLSKEAEGILANVATTSVKAFSDMYYHLTSHVNVECLGKTMTLTEVKNLCHSTSKEVRKEAFLCEMKAYEQIKEPLAFSVNNIKRQQLMEAKLRGYADPLEKMLIDSRMQRETLDAMYGAVDKYLPKFHEYLRTKASMLGYDNGLPWYDIYATIGESNMTFTIDDCEAYILKHFKNFSDDLYGMAKQAMDEHWIDYPSHTGKQSGAFCENLGWIKQSRIITNYADTLSDVITVAHELGHAYHGMMIEDQQPLNREYCMPLAETASTFNENIMYNALINDADPKNKLFLMDTQLAALCQNICDIYTRFTFEKSIFDNCESRFMFATDLEELMLDAEKKCFGNGMDHDWLHPFRWITKVHYYIPDIAYYNFPYTFGALFSRGLYAMYEKEGKDFLPKYRALLKASTTNTVEDTAMVAGIDLTKPDFWEASLQSITNQMDAFLNLVKEMK, encoded by the coding sequence ATGTTAGAACATACTTGGTCATTGGATTCCTTATATAAAGGATTTCATGATGACAAATTTCAGAAAGATCTAAACGACCTACATCTATTATACGACAATTTTCAGCATTTTTGTAAAGAATTGTCTACATATGATGAACAAATTCAGGTAATTGAAAGTGTAAAGCTGTTAGAAAAGGAATATGATTTATCTTACCGTTTACGTTTATACTGTATTTTACGTCAATCCGTTGATACTACAGATAAAGAAACCTTAAGCTATTTGAATATTGTGAATACACGTATCTCAAGCTTTTCCGTATACAAAGCGCAATTAAAGGATGTGATTGCACATGCAAAACATCTGGATGATATTATCAAAGGAAACGATATGCTGAAAGGTTATTCTTTTATTCTTCATGAAATGCAGGATAAAGCAAGTCACAGTTTAAGTAAAGAAGCAGAAGGTATTTTAGCAAATGTTGCGACAACCAGTGTAAAAGCTTTCTCTGATATGTATTATCACTTAACTTCACATGTGAATGTAGAATGCCTTGGTAAAACAATGACATTAACAGAAGTAAAAAACTTATGTCATTCTACCAGCAAAGAAGTTCGTAAGGAAGCTTTCCTTTGTGAAATGAAAGCTTATGAACAAATCAAAGAACCATTAGCCTTCTCTGTGAATAATATCAAACGTCAGCAGTTGATGGAAGCAAAACTTCGCGGCTACGCTGATCCTTTAGAAAAGATGTTGATAGATTCCCGTATGCAAAGAGAAACACTAGATGCAATGTATGGTGCAGTGGATAAATATCTGCCTAAATTCCATGAATATTTACGTACAAAAGCAAGCATGCTGGGATATGACAATGGTCTTCCATGGTATGATATTTACGCAACCATTGGTGAAAGCAATATGACGTTTACAATAGATGATTGTGAAGCTTATATTTTAAAACATTTCAAAAACTTCTCTGATGATTTATATGGAATGGCAAAACAGGCAATGGATGAACACTGGATTGATTATCCAAGTCACACGGGCAAACAAAGTGGTGCGTTCTGTGAAAATTTAGGATGGATTAAACAAAGCCGTATAATCACAAATTATGCTGATACGTTAAGTGATGTCATCACGGTTGCTCATGAACTTGGACATGCTTACCATGGTATGATGATTGAAGATCAACAGCCTTTGAATCGTGAATATTGTATGCCACTTGCGGAAACTGCGTCTACATTCAATGAAAATATTATGTATAATGCATTGATCAATGATGCTGATCCAAAAAATAAATTATTCCTAATGGATACACAGCTTGCGGCATTATGTCAGAATATCTGTGATATTTATACACGATTTACTTTTGAAAAATCAATCTTCGATAACTGTGAAAGTCGCTTTATGTTCGCTACAGATTTAGAAGAGCTAATGTTAGATGCAGAAAAGAAATGTTTTGGAAATGGTATGGATCATGATTGGTTACACCCATTCCGTTGGATTACCAAAGTGCATTATTACATTCCAGATATCGCATATTACAACTTCCCATATACCTTTGGCGCATTGTTCTCTCGTGGCTTGTATGCAATGTATGAAAAAGAAGGCAAAGACTTCTTACCAAAATATCGTGCGTTGTTAAAAGCATCCACAACCAATACGGTAGAAGATACTGCGATGGTAGCTGGCATTGATCTTACAAAACCTGATTTCTGGGAAGCTTCCTTACAATCTATTACAAATCAGATGGATGCCTTCTTAAACCTGGTAAAGGAGATGAAATAA
- a CDS encoding PTS lactose/cellobiose transporter subunit IIA, translated as MEGLELQCFQIISAVGMARSSYIEAIQEAKKGNFEEAKNMIAEGEKSFLQGHEVHASMIQQEASGQKVEPCLLLIHAEDQLMSAEGFKIIAEEMIANYERITALEAKSK; from the coding sequence ATGGAAGGCTTAGAACTGCAGTGCTTTCAAATCATATCTGCGGTTGGAATGGCACGTTCCAGCTATATTGAAGCAATACAGGAAGCAAAGAAAGGGAATTTTGAAGAAGCAAAGAACATGATTGCTGAAGGAGAAAAAAGTTTTCTTCAGGGACATGAAGTGCATGCTTCTATGATTCAGCAGGAGGCAAGCGGTCAGAAAGTAGAACCATGTTTATTGTTGATTCATGCAGAAGACCAGCTAATGAGTGCTGAAGGATTCAAGATTATTGCGGAAGAAATGATCGCAAATTATGAAAGAATTACAGCTCTTGAAGCAAAGAGCAAGTAA
- a CDS encoding PTS sugar transporter subunit IIB, translated as MKRIYLFCSAGMSTSMLAQKMQEVGDAHQLPVEVKAFSHAKIQDIVDELHPDCILLGPQVKYLFEETNKKFGDKTPVAVIDSAAYGMMDGEKVLKTAIKLIKTFGK; from the coding sequence ATGAAAAGAATTTATTTGTTTTGTAGCGCCGGAATGTCAACAAGTATGTTAGCACAGAAAATGCAGGAAGTAGGAGATGCTCATCAGCTTCCAGTTGAAGTAAAAGCATTCTCTCATGCAAAAATCCAGGACATCGTTGATGAATTACACCCTGACTGCATCCTTCTTGGACCACAGGTAAAATACCTGTTCGAAGAAACTAACAAAAAATTTGGTGACAAGACTCCAGTTGCAGTAATTGATTCTGCTGCTTATGGTATGATGGATGGAGAAAAAGTTTTAAAGACAGCTATCAAACTAATCAAAACTTTCGGTAAATAA
- a CDS encoding ATP-binding protein yields MKEKVYLPRIIDDILPNYLEAFGAVLIVGPKWCGKTTTAMRFAKSDIKMQDVEKSNDYLKLAELAPKRLLAGEPPHLIDEWQMAPVLWDAVRNEVDARGEPGQFILTGSAVPKDDGMHHTGTGRIARIVMHPMSLFESKESNGKISLVNLLNGNIDVNGIESQLDIESLVYAICRGGWPASMGISKQAALLIPQAYIDAVCESDVSRIQEELKNPTRIRAILRSYARNISTLASKTSIRKDVIANDINISETTFFNYITALQRLYIIKDIEAWCPSIRSKTAIRSNTKKGFVDPSLAVAALGLSPDQLLNDMNTLGFMFESLCIRDLRIYSQKLGGEISYYHDRYGLECDAVIHMRDGRYILIEMKLGSREIEEGASHLLKLSTLINDNGLTPPSVCMVLTGGKYAYKREDGVYVIPIGCLRD; encoded by the coding sequence ATGAAAGAAAAAGTATATTTACCAAGAATAATTGACGATATTCTTCCTAATTACCTTGAGGCTTTTGGTGCAGTTTTAATTGTAGGCCCAAAATGGTGTGGGAAGACAACAACAGCAATGCGATTTGCGAAAAGTGATATCAAAATGCAAGATGTGGAGAAGTCAAACGATTACTTGAAGTTAGCTGAATTAGCACCAAAAAGACTGCTAGCTGGAGAACCTCCACATTTGATTGATGAATGGCAAATGGCTCCGGTTTTATGGGATGCAGTAAGAAATGAAGTAGATGCCAGAGGAGAACCAGGTCAATTTATATTAACAGGATCGGCAGTACCTAAAGATGATGGCATGCATCATACTGGTACAGGAAGAATTGCAAGGATTGTCATGCATCCTATGAGTTTATTTGAATCAAAAGAATCAAATGGTAAAATTTCATTAGTAAATTTACTGAATGGAAATATCGATGTGAATGGTATTGAATCACAATTAGATATTGAAAGTTTGGTTTATGCGATATGTCGGGGAGGATGGCCTGCATCCATGGGTATATCAAAACAAGCTGCATTGTTAATACCTCAAGCATATATTGATGCTGTATGTGAAAGTGATGTTTCAAGAATACAAGAAGAATTAAAAAATCCTACAAGGATACGGGCGATTTTACGCTCATATGCAAGGAATATATCAACATTGGCATCTAAAACCTCTATAAGAAAAGATGTAATTGCGAATGATATAAACATTTCAGAAACAACATTTTTTAATTATATAACAGCATTACAACGACTATATATCATAAAGGATATTGAGGCATGGTGTCCTTCAATACGTTCAAAAACTGCTATACGTTCTAATACAAAGAAGGGTTTTGTGGATCCATCATTGGCAGTAGCTGCATTGGGGTTATCTCCTGATCAATTATTGAATGATATGAATACACTTGGCTTTATGTTTGAATCATTATGTATTAGAGATTTACGAATTTATTCACAAAAGCTAGGAGGAGAAATATCTTATTATCATGATCGATATGGTTTAGAATGTGATGCTGTTATTCATATGCGTGATGGAAGATATATATTAATTGAAATGAAATTAGGAAGTCGTGAGATTGAGGAAGGGGCTTCACATTTATTAAAACTTTCAACACTAATAAATGATAATGGATTAACACCACCAAGTGTTTGTATGGTGTTGACAGGTGGAAAGTATGCATACAAGAGAGAAGATGGTGTTTACGTGATACCAATTGGTTGTTTAAGAGATTAA
- a CDS encoding M42 family metallopeptidase produces MKEAYGEMNLEMIKELSEAHGISGCEKEVSRVMKKWLEPVADEITYDNIGSIIGLQKGKENGPKVMICGHMDEVGFLVREIDENGFIRMLPVGGWWGHVLPAQTLYVTTKEGKRYHGVVGSSAPHGLPAEVKEKVIKPIDMFLDLGVESREEVLELGIQIGDMITPDTKFEVMNNPNYLMGKAWDDRLCAALAVDVLYRIQKDAHDANVYAVGTVQEEVGLRGARTAGNMIHPDVAIALDVTTAMDTPVDQGDIKLGGGVVLSVMDAGIIGHKALLHEMEDICRDLNLDINYDMMTVGGTDADNIHKAHAGIITMTLSIPTRYMHSHRLIIHRKDYVQTVEAIAEFCRRVNWDKIKEMNQGIR; encoded by the coding sequence ATGAAAGAAGCTTATGGAGAAATGAATCTAGAAATGATCAAAGAGCTGAGCGAAGCTCATGGTATTTCTGGATGTGAAAAAGAAGTCAGCCGTGTTATGAAAAAATGGCTGGAGCCTGTCGCAGATGAAATCACTTATGATAACATTGGTTCTATCATTGGTCTACAAAAAGGAAAAGAAAATGGACCAAAAGTAATGATTTGTGGACACATGGATGAAGTAGGGTTCCTGGTAAGAGAAATTGATGAAAACGGCTTTATCAGAATGCTTCCAGTTGGTGGCTGGTGGGGACATGTATTACCTGCACAAACATTATATGTTACCACCAAAGAAGGTAAACGATACCATGGTGTGGTAGGTTCTAGTGCACCTCATGGATTACCTGCGGAAGTAAAAGAAAAGGTCATCAAACCAATCGATATGTTCTTAGATCTAGGTGTAGAAAGCCGTGAGGAAGTATTAGAATTAGGTATTCAGATTGGTGATATGATCACACCAGATACCAAATTTGAAGTCATGAATAATCCAAACTATCTGATGGGAAAAGCATGGGATGACCGCTTGTGTGCAGCACTTGCTGTAGATGTATTATATCGTATTCAAAAGGATGCACATGATGCCAATGTATATGCGGTAGGTACTGTGCAGGAGGAAGTTGGTTTGCGTGGCGCAAGAACAGCGGGTAATATGATTCATCCTGATGTTGCGATTGCATTAGATGTCACAACGGCTATGGATACACCAGTAGATCAAGGCGATATCAAACTTGGCGGCGGTGTTGTATTAAGTGTTATGGACGCCGGTATTATTGGACATAAAGCATTACTTCATGAAATGGAAGATATCTGCCGTGATTTAAATTTAGATATCAATTATGATATGATGACTGTTGGTGGTACAGATGCGGATAATATTCATAAAGCACATGCTGGAATCATTACAATGACTTTGAGTATTCCAACACGTTATATGCACTCTCATCGTTTGATTATCCATCGTAAAGACTATGTGCAGACAGTAGAAGCAATCGCAGAATTCTGTCGCAGAGTCAACTGGGATAAAATCAAAGAAATGAATCAGGGCATTCGTTAA